The genome window AGTGTTTCCTTCAAAGATATAAAGGGGGAGGTTTTGCTACACTCTTTAGAACAATTGGGGATTTATGTCTCTACTGGCTCGGCATGTTCTTCCAAGGATAAAGGGCAAAGTCATGTGCTAAAAAATATTGGACTTTCAAAGGATTTACTAATGGGAACTATACGGATTAGTTTTTCCTCATATAATACGATAGAAGAAATGGAAACCTTTATTAAAATATTAAAAGAAAATATAGTCACTTTAAGAAGAATTATTGGGAGGTAAATACTATGGAGAAGGTTATACTTGTACGATACGGAGAGATTAGTTTAAAAGGTTTAAATCGTTCCTACTTTATGGACAAACTATTAAAGAATATGAAGGCGTCTTTAGCGAAGTTTCAGAGAGTAAAGTTTCAAAAAATTCAGGGAAGATTTTTATTAACATGTGCAAATGAGGATGTAGAAGACATCATTTCATCCCTAAAAAATGTATTTGGTGTAATATCTATTAGTCCGGCCTATAGGATAGATAATGATATGGATAGGTTAAAGGAAGTAGCTCTTACAATAATGAAGGAAAAAGAAGAAGAGATAAAAACCTTTAAGGTGGAGAGTAAAAGGGGAAACAAATCCTTCCCTCTTGAATCACCAGAAATCAGTAGAAATATAGGAGGGTATATTTTACATCACACGGAAAATCTAAAGGTAGATGTGCACCAGCCAGATATAAAATTATACATTGAAGTTAGAGAAAATACTTATGTCTATAATGAAATTATTCCGGCGGCAGGAGGCTTGCCTGTAGGATCTAATGGTAAAGCAGCTTTACTGATATCTGGAGGGATAGATAGTCCAGTTGCTGGCTATATGATAGCAAAACGGGGGGTGGAATTAATAGCTGTCCACTACCATAGTTTCCCATTCACCAGTGAAAGAGCCAAAGAAAAAGTAATTGATCTAGCAAGAATACTTACCCAATATTCTGGACCCATTAAATTATTTATTGTACCCTTTACCAAGATACAAACGGAAATTGGCCAAAAATGCAAAGAACGTCAAACCACATTAATTATGAGAAGGTTTATGATGAAGATCGCAGAAGAAATTGCCAGATGTGAAGGTGCTCAGGCACTGATTACTGGGGAAAGCGTAGGTCAAGTAGCTAGCCAAACTTTGGAGAGTTTAAATGTCACGAATTCGGCGGTATCTATGCCAGTATTTAGACCGTTAATTGGTATGGATAAGCAGGAAATTATGGATATTGCCCACAAAATAGATACCTACAATACATCAATATTACCCTATGAAGACTGTTGTACTGTATTTGTACCAAAGCATCCAGAAACAAAGCCAAAACTAGAAAAAATTATATTATCTGAGGAAATTTTAG of Irregularibacter muris contains these proteins:
- the thiI gene encoding tRNA uracil 4-sulfurtransferase ThiI, whose product is MEKVILVRYGEISLKGLNRSYFMDKLLKNMKASLAKFQRVKFQKIQGRFLLTCANEDVEDIISSLKNVFGVISISPAYRIDNDMDRLKEVALTIMKEKEEEIKTFKVESKRGNKSFPLESPEISRNIGGYILHHTENLKVDVHQPDIKLYIEVRENTYVYNEIIPAAGGLPVGSNGKAALLISGGIDSPVAGYMIAKRGVELIAVHYHSFPFTSERAKEKVIDLARILTQYSGPIKLFIVPFTKIQTEIGQKCKERQTTLIMRRFMMKIAEEIARCEGAQALITGESVGQVASQTLESLNVTNSAVSMPVFRPLIGMDKQEIMDIAHKIDTYNTSILPYEDCCTVFVPKHPETKPKLEKIILSEEILDTDALIEEAIAGVEIINLP